The proteins below are encoded in one region of Equus przewalskii isolate Varuska chromosome 1, EquPr2, whole genome shotgun sequence:
- the BLOC1S2 gene encoding biogenesis of lysosome-related organelles complex 1 subunit 2 isoform X2 yields MRRHPRTGSRAVPGMAAAAERVLATQREEPVRDDAAVETAEEAKEPAEADITELCRDMFSKMATYLTGELTATSEDYKLLENMNKLTSLKYLEMKDIAINISRNLKDLNQKYAGLQPYLDQINVIEEQVAALEQAAYKLDAYSKKLEAKYKKLEKR; encoded by the exons ATGCGCAGGCATCCCAGAACCGGAAGCCGCGCAGTACCCGGCATGGCGGCCGCAGCCGAGCGTGTCCTCGCGACCCAACGGGAGGAGCCGGTTCGAG ACGATGCCGCGGTGGAGACAGCTGAGGAAGCAAAGGAGCCGGCTGAGGCTGACATCACTGAGCTCTGCCGGGACATGTTCTCCAAAATGGCAACTTACTTGACTGGGGAACTGACGG cTACCAGCGAAGACTATAAGCTCctggaaaatatgaataaactaaCCAGCCTGAAGTATCTTGAAATGAAAGATATTGCTATAAACATTAGTAGAAACTTAAAGGACTTAAACCAGAAGT atgctGGACTGCAGCCTTATCTGGATCAGATCAATGTAATTGAGGAGCAGGTAGCAGCTCTTGAGCAGGCGGCCTACAAGTTGGATGCATATTCAAAAAAACTGG AAGCCAAGTACAAGAAGCTGGAGAAGCGATGA
- the BLOC1S2 gene encoding biogenesis of lysosome-related organelles complex 1 subunit 2 isoform X1, with protein MKRPVGSLGPRDAGLTWQERADQRGTRVCARVCVLSGRLRWFGRGIRCEPGPVQGSRVGVSDDAAVETAEEAKEPAEADITELCRDMFSKMATYLTGELTATSEDYKLLENMNKLTSLKYLEMKDIAINISRNLKDLNQKYAGLQPYLDQINVIEEQVAALEQAAYKLDAYSKKLEAKYKKLEKR; from the exons ATGAAGCGTCCAGTGGGAAGCCTGGGGCCCCGGGATGCCGGGCTCACCTGGCAGGAGCGGGCGGATCAGAgaggcacacgtgtgtgtgcgcgAGTGTGTGTCCTATCAGGGCGACTGAGATGGTTTGGCCGCGGGATCCGGTGCGAGCCTGGGCCAGTGCAAGGGAGCAGAGTTGGCGTGTCAG ACGATGCCGCGGTGGAGACAGCTGAGGAAGCAAAGGAGCCGGCTGAGGCTGACATCACTGAGCTCTGCCGGGACATGTTCTCCAAAATGGCAACTTACTTGACTGGGGAACTGACGG cTACCAGCGAAGACTATAAGCTCctggaaaatatgaataaactaaCCAGCCTGAAGTATCTTGAAATGAAAGATATTGCTATAAACATTAGTAGAAACTTAAAGGACTTAAACCAGAAGT atgctGGACTGCAGCCTTATCTGGATCAGATCAATGTAATTGAGGAGCAGGTAGCAGCTCTTGAGCAGGCGGCCTACAAGTTGGATGCATATTCAAAAAAACTGG AAGCCAAGTACAAGAAGCTGGAGAAGCGATGA